The Mucilaginibacter yixingensis genome window below encodes:
- a CDS encoding sigma 54-interacting transcriptional regulator, translating into MTNNIKTLGELKQTGYRSRSVKEELRENLIAQLQKKHEGGFEGIIGYEDTVIPDLQTAILSRHNILLLGLRGQAKTRIARLLVNLLDEYVPYIEGSELFDDPLNPISWFARNQIEIHGDNTPIGWIHRSERYTEKLATPDVTVADLIGDVDPIKAATMKLTYSDERVIHFGLIPRAHRGIFVINELPDLQARIQVSLFNILQEKDIQIRGFKLRLPLDIQFVFTANPEDYTNRGSIVTPLKDRIESQILTHYPRSVEISRKITQQEALLTDEQREAVEADGLVKDLVEQIAFEARNSEYIDKKSGVSARLTISAYENLISNAERRMIINGEKRTFVRISDFLGVIPAITGKIELVYEGELEGPAKVANILVGKAIKSLMQQFFPDPEKAKKSKKANPYAHVINWFSEGNNLALIDDLPADEYKKELNGVTGLKDLVKQFHPNLSEHQQLLLMEFVLHGLAEFSQLNKGFLDNGFAFSDMFDSLFNLAPDEDDDLNEDDRLY; encoded by the coding sequence ATGACTAACAACATAAAAACTCTGGGCGAGCTGAAGCAAACAGGCTATCGCAGTCGCTCGGTAAAAGAAGAATTACGTGAAAATTTAATAGCCCAGTTGCAAAAAAAGCACGAGGGTGGTTTTGAAGGCATTATCGGTTATGAAGATACCGTGATTCCTGATCTGCAAACGGCTATCCTGTCGCGCCACAACATTTTGTTGCTGGGTTTGCGCGGTCAGGCCAAAACCCGTATTGCCCGTTTGCTGGTCAATCTGCTGGATGAGTATGTGCCTTATATAGAAGGATCTGAATTATTTGATGATCCGCTGAATCCTATTTCGTGGTTCGCCCGCAACCAGATTGAGATTCATGGCGATAACACGCCCATCGGCTGGATCCATCGCTCAGAACGTTATACCGAAAAACTGGCCACGCCGGATGTTACCGTAGCCGATTTGATTGGCGATGTTGACCCAATCAAGGCGGCCACCATGAAGTTGACTTATTCGGACGAGCGCGTAATCCACTTCGGGCTCATTCCACGCGCGCACCGCGGCATTTTTGTAATTAACGAGTTGCCCGATCTGCAGGCCCGTATCCAGGTTTCACTGTTCAATATCCTGCAAGAGAAAGATATCCAGATCCGTGGCTTTAAATTGCGTCTGCCGTTGGATATCCAGTTTGTGTTTACTGCCAACCCAGAAGACTATACAAATCGCGGCTCTATCGTTACGCCGTTGAAAGACCGTATAGAGAGCCAGATATTAACTCACTACCCACGTTCGGTAGAGATTTCGCGCAAGATCACCCAGCAGGAGGCTTTGTTGACAGACGAGCAGCGCGAAGCGGTCGAGGCTGATGGTTTGGTAAAAGACCTGGTAGAGCAAATTGCTTTTGAGGCCCGTAACTCAGAATATATCGATAAAAAGTCGGGGGTGTCGGCCCGCTTAACTATCTCGGCTTACGAGAACCTGATCAGCAACGCCGAGCGCCGCATGATCATCAATGGCGAGAAAAGAACCTTTGTACGCATCTCTGATTTTCTGGGTGTTATCCCGGCCATTACCGGTAAAATAGAGCTGGTTTATGAGGGCGAGCTGGAAGGGCCGGCTAAGGTGGCCAACATTTTGGTTGGTAAAGCCATCAAATCACTGATGCAGCAATTTTTCCCTGACCCAGAGAAAGCCAAGAAATCAAAGAAAGCCAATCCGTACGCTCATGTTATCAACTGGTTTAGTGAGGGCAATAACCTGGCACTGATTGATGACTTGCCTGCCGATGAGTACAAAAAAGAACTTAACGGCGTTACCGGCTTGAAAGATTTGGTAAAACAGTTTCATCCAAACCTGAGCGAGCATCAGCAACTATTGTTGATGGAGTTTGTGCTACACGGTTTGGCTGAGTTTTCTCAACTCAACAAGGGCTTCCTGGATAATGGCTTCGCTTTTTCAGACATGTTTGATAGCTTGTTTAATCTGGCCCCGGATGAGGATGATGATTTGAACGAAGATGACCGACTGTATTAA
- a CDS encoding VWA domain-containing protein, which produces MRGFGFSKFVPRQIKRGGFDELLKLFLELLNYTAGDAGEALAWMNELDKQYNLTDDEYGMGDFIDELKQKGYLSEDNQNGQFSITAKTEQSIRQSALEEIFGKLKKSGKGNHRSPQSGQGDEKNAERREFEFGDSLDQIDMTQSIHNAQVNHGIGDFMMTERDLEVEEMDYKTLTSTVLMIDISHSMILYGEDRITPAKKVAMALAELIRTKYPKDTLDIVVFGNDAWPITLQDLPYLQVGPYHTNTYAGLELATDLLRRRKTHNKQIFMITDGKPTCLKEGTRYYKNSIGLDRKVVNKTLNMAAQCKRLKIPITTFMIAKDPYLQQFVRKFTETNGGKAFYSSLNGLGEYIFEDYIKNRRRTVR; this is translated from the coding sequence ATGCGTGGTTTCGGATTTTCAAAATTTGTACCCCGCCAGATAAAACGTGGCGGGTTTGATGAACTACTAAAATTATTTCTTGAATTGCTGAACTATACCGCTGGCGATGCCGGCGAAGCTTTAGCGTGGATGAATGAGCTTGACAAGCAATACAATCTCACTGATGATGAGTATGGCATGGGCGATTTTATTGACGAGCTGAAGCAAAAAGGCTATCTGAGCGAAGATAATCAGAACGGCCAGTTCAGTATCACCGCAAAAACAGAGCAGAGTATAAGGCAGAGTGCGCTGGAAGAGATTTTTGGCAAGCTCAAAAAGTCGGGCAAGGGCAATCACCGTTCGCCGCAATCTGGGCAGGGCGATGAAAAAAATGCCGAGCGCCGCGAGTTTGAGTTTGGCGACAGTCTGGATCAGATAGATATGACGCAGTCTATCCACAACGCCCAGGTTAATCACGGCATCGGTGATTTTATGATGACCGAGCGCGATCTGGAGGTAGAGGAGATGGACTACAAAACGCTTACCAGCACGGTGCTGATGATCGATATCTCGCACTCTATGATTCTTTACGGCGAAGATCGCATCACCCCGGCCAAAAAAGTGGCCATGGCGCTGGCGGAACTGATTCGCACCAAATATCCTAAGGATACGCTGGATATTGTGGTGTTTGGTAACGATGCCTGGCCCATCACGTTGCAAGACTTGCCTTATTTGCAGGTTGGTCCGTACCATACCAATACCTATGCAGGGCTTGAGCTGGCTACAGATCTGTTGCGCCGCCGCAAAACCCACAACAAGCAAATTTTTATGATAACCGATGGCAAGCCTACTTGCTTAAAAGAGGGCACACGTTATTATAAGAACAGCATCGGGCTGGACCGCAAGGTGGTCAATAAAACCCTGAATATGGCTGCGCAATGCAAGCGCCTCAAAATACCCATTACCACATTTATGATTGCTAAAGACCCATATCTGCAGCAGTTTGTACGCAAGTTTACCGAAACCAACGGCGGCAAAGCGTTCTACAGTTCGCTAAACGGTTTGGGTGAATATATTTTTGAGGATTATATAAAGAACAGACGCAGGACGGTACGTTGA
- a CDS encoding LysR family transcriptional regulator encodes MNIALHHFRLVDTIYKEGTLTKAAESLHLTQSALSHQLKELESELGVEVFHRQGRRLHLSEQGDRFLQSAKKILAEIKSMEEDINNFKNGQTGKLNISMQCYTAYHWLPGIIKEYKSRWPDINIHIVSDATRRPLEYLLRGELDMGIVRTQMVNTRIQYEKIFEDQLQVIMHADHPLAAKRVIEIADFQDQELILASYDPSYQDTPVVEALIQAQQVKPRNLHRVHYTDATIEMVNAGLGITVMADWIVKPYLQGRNLVTRALPAIIAKRAWYAATMQQTPAIVNFLACLKHYFAENEMLQEEELKAVLG; translated from the coding sequence ATGAATATTGCACTGCATCACTTCCGTCTGGTTGATACCATATACAAAGAAGGCACTTTAACCAAAGCTGCCGAAAGTTTGCACCTCACACAATCTGCCCTGAGTCATCAGTTAAAAGAATTGGAGAGCGAGTTAGGGGTGGAGGTGTTTCATCGCCAGGGCCGCCGCCTGCACCTGAGCGAGCAGGGCGACCGCTTTTTGCAGAGCGCCAAGAAGATACTGGCCGAGATCAAATCGATGGAGGAAGATATCAATAACTTTAAAAACGGGCAGACCGGCAAGCTTAACATCAGCATGCAGTGTTACACCGCTTATCACTGGCTGCCGGGTATTATAAAAGAATATAAAAGTCGCTGGCCCGATATTAACATCCATATTGTATCAGACGCTACGCGCAGGCCACTGGAGTATCTGCTACGCGGCGAACTGGATATGGGTATTGTGCGTACCCAGATGGTCAACACCCGTATACAGTATGAAAAGATATTTGAAGACCAGCTGCAGGTAATTATGCATGCAGATCATCCTCTGGCAGCTAAACGTGTAATTGAAATTGCCGATTTTCAGGATCAGGAACTCATCCTCGCTTCTTATGATCCATCGTATCAGGATACGCCAGTGGTGGAGGCGCTGATACAGGCGCAGCAGGTAAAACCACGTAACCTGCACCGTGTGCATTATACCGATGCCACCATTGAGATGGTGAACGCAGGCCTGGGCATTACCGTAATGGCCGATTGGATTGTAAAGCCTTACCTGCAGGGCCGCAATCTGGTTACCCGTGCGTTGCCTGCCATAATAGCCAAACGCGCCTGGTATGCCGCCACCATGCAGCAAACCCCGGCCATTGTTAATTTTCTGGCCTGCCTGAAACATTACTTTGCCGAGAATGAAATGTTGCAGGAGGAAGAATTAAAAGCGGTATTAGGATAA
- a CDS encoding four helix bundle protein → MDSTELKRRTKQFAVDVIRFTEGLPSNRSLNVLVNQILRSSSSIGANYRSACRGKSTADFINKIVIVEEEADECAYWLELMDESGLVKLDLINTLKKEANELTAIFTAIGKTAKQNQRNIKSGNSK, encoded by the coding sequence ATGGATTCAACTGAACTAAAACGAAGGACTAAACAGTTCGCTGTAGACGTTATAAGGTTTACAGAAGGCTTGCCGTCAAATCGCTCTTTAAACGTTTTGGTAAATCAGATATTAAGAAGTTCATCATCCATAGGAGCTAATTACAGATCTGCCTGCAGAGGCAAATCAACAGCAGATTTTATCAATAAAATTGTAATTGTAGAAGAAGAAGCTGACGAGTGCGCCTATTGGCTTGAGTTGATGGATGAATCGGGGCTAGTAAAGCTCGATTTGATAAACACGCTTAAGAAAGAAGCGAATGAGCTTACTGCAATTTTTACCGCTATAGGTAAAACTGCGAAGCAAAATCAAAGAAATATAAAATCAGGTAATAGTAAATAA
- a CDS encoding aspartate carbamoyltransferase catalytic subunit produces MAGLSTRHLLGIKDLKESDLHLIFETADNFKTVLNRPIKKVPSLRDVTIANIFFENSTRTRLSFELAEKRLSADVVNFAASSSSVSKGETLIDTVNNILAMKVDMVVMRHPYAGAGVFLSKHVKAQIVNAGDGAHEHPTQALLDAFSIREKYGDVAGKKVVIVGDILHSRVALSNILCLKMLGAEVMVCGPTTLIPKYITSLGVKVEHNLIKALNWCDVANMLRIQLERQDIKYFPTLREYTMLYGLNKEILDSLDKEITVMHPGPINRGVEITSDVADSKQSIILDQVENGVAVRMAVLFLLAGQTE; encoded by the coding sequence ATGGCAGGATTAAGCACGCGACATTTATTAGGTATCAAAGATTTAAAAGAATCTGATCTGCACCTTATTTTTGAAACAGCCGACAACTTTAAAACGGTATTGAACCGACCGATAAAGAAAGTGCCGTCGCTGCGCGATGTAACTATTGCTAATATCTTTTTTGAAAACTCTACGCGTACACGTTTATCGTTCGAGCTGGCAGAGAAACGCCTCTCGGCAGATGTGGTAAACTTTGCGGCCTCATCATCATCGGTAAGCAAAGGCGAAACGCTGATTGATACCGTAAACAACATTCTGGCTATGAAGGTGGATATGGTGGTCATGCGCCACCCTTATGCAGGCGCCGGTGTGTTTCTGTCTAAACACGTAAAAGCCCAGATAGTAAACGCCGGCGACGGCGCGCATGAGCACCCAACTCAGGCCCTGCTGGATGCTTTCTCTATCCGCGAAAAATATGGCGATGTGGCCGGCAAAAAAGTAGTGATTGTGGGCGATATCCTGCACTCGCGTGTAGCGCTGTCAAACATCCTGTGCCTTAAAATGCTGGGCGCTGAGGTAATGGTTTGCGGCCCGACTACGCTGATCCCTAAATATATCACCTCGCTGGGTGTTAAGGTTGAGCACAACCTCATCAAGGCCCTCAACTGGTGTGATGTGGCCAACATGCTGCGCATCCAACTGGAGCGTCAGGATATCAAGTACTTCCCTACCCTGCGAGAGTACACCATGCTTTACGGCCTGAATAAAGAGATTCTCGACTCACTCGATAAAGAGATTACCGTGATGCACCCAGGCCCTATCAACCGCGGCGTAGAGATTACCAGCGACGTAGCCGACAGCAAGCAATCTATCATCCTTGATCAGGTAGAAAACGGCGTGGCTGTCCGCATGGCGGTGTTGTTTTTACTGGCTGGGCAAACGGAGTAA
- a CDS encoding glycosyl hydrolase family 8: MSPHISFAQHYPFPQHVQYAKGSIRPSHLTQKQLDGQVTSFYNQWKARYVRKACNANDQCFIWFEKPGNKQCVSEGQGYGMMITALMAGYDHQAKTTFDGLYRYYAAHPAKKGELLMSWAQNYQCKNTDNSSATDGDMDITYALLLADKQWGSNGAINYLQAAKALLGDIMKYEINPKTYTILLSNGAEYDSEDYYDTRTSDFMPSHFKAFAKATGDIRWQKVTDNTYRLFAEMVRHYSPEAGLVPDFIQNVRHPRPAKPNYLEAKYDGAYNYNACRVPWRLAMDYLLYGDSRAKTMCDRINKWLRATTNNNPDNISAGYSLEGNDLPKRYFEALSFIGPFATSASVDARNQQWLNHVWDYLVAFKMKDYDYYDNSIKLLDMMVISGNCWKR; this comes from the coding sequence TTGTCTCCGCATATTTCATTTGCGCAGCACTACCCCTTTCCGCAGCATGTGCAATATGCCAAAGGCAGCATCAGGCCCAGTCATCTAACACAAAAGCAATTAGACGGGCAGGTTACCTCTTTCTACAACCAATGGAAAGCGCGTTACGTGCGTAAAGCCTGCAATGCAAATGATCAGTGTTTTATCTGGTTTGAAAAGCCAGGCAATAAACAATGCGTATCTGAAGGGCAGGGTTATGGCATGATGATCACCGCGTTGATGGCGGGTTATGATCATCAGGCTAAAACCACTTTTGATGGTTTGTATCGGTACTATGCTGCCCACCCCGCCAAAAAAGGGGAGTTGTTGATGAGTTGGGCGCAGAATTATCAGTGTAAAAATACCGACAATTCATCGGCCACCGATGGCGATATGGATATTACCTATGCGCTGCTGCTGGCCGATAAACAATGGGGCAGTAACGGTGCCATCAATTATCTGCAAGCCGCTAAAGCTTTATTGGGCGATATCATGAAGTACGAGATCAATCCCAAAACTTACACCATTTTGCTAAGCAACGGTGCCGAGTATGACAGTGAGGATTATTACGATACCCGTACATCTGACTTTATGCCCTCACACTTCAAGGCTTTTGCCAAAGCAACCGGCGATATCCGTTGGCAAAAGGTGACGGATAATACTTACCGGTTGTTTGCTGAGATGGTGAGGCACTACAGTCCTGAAGCTGGCCTGGTTCCCGATTTTATCCAGAATGTAAGGCATCCACGCCCGGCTAAACCCAATTACCTGGAAGCTAAATATGACGGTGCCTACAACTATAACGCCTGCCGTGTGCCCTGGCGATTGGCCATGGATTACCTGCTTTACGGTGATTCTCGTGCCAAAACCATGTGCGACAGGATTAACAAGTGGCTACGCGCTACGACGAACAATAATCCCGATAATATTTCTGCCGGATACTCTTTAGAAGGAAACGATCTGCCCAAACGGTATTTTGAAGCCCTGAGTTTTATTGGTCCGTTTGCTACGTCGGCCTCGGTTGATGCGAGGAACCAGCAATGGCTAAACCACGTTTGGGATTACCTGGTGGCTTTTAAAATGAAGGATTATGATTATTACGATAACAGCATTAAGCTGTTGGATATGATGGTGATTAGCGGGAATTGTTGGAAGAGATGA
- the pyrR gene encoding bifunctional pyr operon transcriptional regulator/uracil phosphoribosyltransferase PyrR, with protein sequence MLNSILLDGPKFQITIQRLCRQLIENHNDFSNTVLIGIQPRGIYLAKRIAEELRAILPDKTILQGDLDITFYRDDFRRRDQLVPNQTRIDFIVEGKNVILMDDVLWTGRTVRAAMDAMLAFGRPEKMEYLTLVDRRYSRHIPISADYTGIEVDSIASQKVVVSWKETDGEDKILLISEVK encoded by the coding sequence ATGCTGAACTCCATATTGCTCGACGGACCGAAATTTCAGATCACCATACAGCGCCTGTGTCGTCAGTTAATTGAAAACCATAACGACTTTTCTAACACCGTACTCATAGGCATTCAACCGCGTGGCATTTATCTGGCCAAACGCATTGCTGAAGAACTGCGCGCCATTTTACCCGATAAAACCATTTTGCAGGGCGACCTGGATATCACCTTCTATCGCGATGATTTCCGTCGCCGTGATCAGCTGGTGCCCAATCAAACCCGTATTGATTTTATTGTGGAAGGCAAAAACGTAATCCTGATGGATGACGTACTGTGGACCGGCCGCACCGTGCGCGCCGCCATGGATGCCATGCTCGCCTTCGGCAGACCGGAGAAGATGGAATACCTGACGCTGGTAGACCGCCGTTACTCGCGCCACATCCCGATATCGGCAGATTATACCGGTATCGAAGTAGACTCAATCGCCTCGCAAAAAGTGGTGGTAAGTTGGAAAGAGACGGATGGAGAGGACAAGATTTTGTTAATATCAGAAGTAAAATAA
- the rpsA gene encoding 30S ribosomal protein S1: MSKKQEAENELKAKEAELGSADVATEDRIESEADSLSIEEIKSQIAQNNQDFDWDADDKKFGNYSAAEREKMEQMYDVTFSSINQGEIIVGTVVNINNKDVVLNIGFKSDGMVSLSEFRDMPELKIGDQVDVFVESQEDANGQLVLSRKRAKTQKSWERINQALENDEIITGFVKSRTKGGLIVDIMGVEAFLPGSQIDIKPIRDYDVYVGKTMEFKVVKINHEFKNVVVSHKVLIEDDLENQKTEIVAKLEKGQVLEGTVKNITDFGVFIDLGGVDGLLHITDISWGRIEHPREVLALDQKINVVVLDFDDEKKRIALGLKQLTPHPWQSLDEAIQVGSIVKGKIVTVADYGAFLEIIPGVEGLIHVSEMSWSQNLRNPQEFLKVSDEIEAQVLTLDREERKMSLGIKQLTPDPWQNAGDKYAIGTQHVATVKNMTNFGVFVELEDGIDGLVHISDLSWSKKINHPNEFTKVGEKLDVVVLELDIENRKLSLGHKQLEENPWDTFETIFNVDSVHEGTVLKVTDKGAIVALPYGVEGFAPTKHLVKEDGKALKADETAEFKIIEFNKDSKRIVISHSRIWEDLRNEARIQDFENRKKEAKATTSAVKKVKDSVEKSTLGDLSVLAQLKEQMEGAEKKSKETK, translated from the coding sequence ATGTCAAAAAAACAAGAAGCAGAAAACGAATTAAAAGCAAAAGAGGCTGAACTGGGTTCGGCAGATGTTGCTACTGAGGACAGAATTGAGTCTGAAGCAGATTCATTATCTATCGAAGAGATCAAATCACAGATCGCACAAAACAACCAGGATTTTGACTGGGATGCCGACGATAAAAAGTTTGGCAACTACAGCGCTGCAGAGCGCGAGAAAATGGAGCAGATGTATGATGTTACTTTCAGCTCTATTAACCAGGGAGAAATCATCGTTGGTACAGTAGTAAACATCAACAACAAAGACGTGGTATTGAACATCGGTTTCAAATCTGATGGTATGGTATCATTGTCTGAGTTCCGCGACATGCCTGAGCTGAAAATCGGCGATCAGGTTGACGTGTTCGTTGAATCGCAGGAAGATGCTAACGGTCAGTTAGTACTTTCTCGCAAACGTGCTAAAACGCAAAAATCATGGGAGCGCATTAACCAGGCTCTTGAAAATGACGAGATCATCACCGGCTTTGTGAAGAGCAGAACCAAAGGTGGTTTGATCGTTGATATTATGGGCGTTGAAGCCTTCTTACCAGGTTCACAAATCGATATCAAACCAATCCGTGATTACGATGTGTACGTTGGTAAAACAATGGAATTCAAAGTTGTTAAGATCAACCACGAGTTTAAAAACGTAGTGGTATCGCACAAAGTGCTGATCGAAGACGATTTGGAAAACCAAAAAACTGAGATTGTGGCCAAACTTGAAAAAGGCCAGGTATTGGAAGGTACCGTTAAAAACATTACTGACTTTGGTGTATTCATTGACCTTGGTGGTGTTGACGGCTTACTGCACATTACTGATATCTCTTGGGGCCGTATTGAGCACCCACGTGAAGTATTGGCGCTGGATCAAAAGATCAACGTTGTTGTTCTGGATTTCGACGACGAGAAAAAACGTATCGCTCTGGGCTTAAAACAATTAACTCCACACCCTTGGCAGTCGCTTGACGAAGCTATCCAGGTTGGATCAATCGTTAAAGGTAAAATTGTTACCGTTGCTGATTACGGTGCATTCCTTGAAATCATCCCTGGCGTTGAAGGTCTGATCCACGTATCAGAAATGTCATGGTCTCAAAACCTGCGTAACCCTCAGGAATTCCTGAAAGTTAGCGACGAGATCGAAGCTCAGGTATTGACCCTGGACCGCGAAGAGCGCAAAATGTCATTAGGTATTAAACAACTTACTCCTGATCCATGGCAGAACGCTGGCGACAAATACGCCATCGGCACTCAGCACGTTGCTACTGTTAAAAACATGACCAACTTTGGCGTGTTTGTTGAACTGGAAGACGGCATTGACGGCTTAGTTCACATTAGCGACCTGTCTTGGAGCAAAAAGATCAACCACCCTAACGAGTTTACGAAAGTAGGCGAGAAACTGGATGTTGTTGTTCTGGAACTTGATATTGAAAACCGCAAACTGAGCTTAGGCCACAAACAGCTGGAAGAAAACCCTTGGGATACTTTCGAAACCATCTTCAACGTAGATTCAGTTCATGAAGGTACCGTGCTGAAAGTGACCGACAAAGGTGCTATCGTTGCCCTGCCATACGGTGTTGAAGGCTTTGCGCCAACCAAACACCTCGTGAAAGAAGACGGTAAAGCTTTGAAAGCTGACGAAACTGCTGAATTCAAAATCATCGAGTTCAACAAAGATTCAAAACGCATCGTTATCTCTCACTCACGTATCTGGGAAGACCTGCGCAACGAAGCCCGTATCCAGGACTTTGAAAACCGCAAAAAAGAAGCAAAAGCTACTACTAGCGCGGTGAAAAAAGTGAAGGATTCTGTTGAGAAATCAACTTTAGGCGACCTGAGCGTACTGGCCCAACTGAAAGAGCAGATGGAAGGCGCTGAGAAAAAATCTAAAGAGACTAAATAA
- a CDS encoding VOC family protein: MESLSPYVSFTGKCREAMNFYQSIFGGELELNEVEGSPMEQYWPDGKGQIFHSALTLNGKPLIMATDMTGPAGQTVGNNIQLAIGCSSEDEIHRLANQLAEGGQVLAPVADTFWNALFGSVQDKFGINWMLNYDK, translated from the coding sequence ATGGAAAGTCTTAGTCCTTATGTAAGTTTTACTGGCAAATGCCGCGAAGCCATGAATTTTTACCAATCCATCTTTGGCGGAGAACTGGAATTGAATGAAGTGGAAGGCTCGCCTATGGAGCAATACTGGCCAGATGGAAAAGGTCAAATATTTCATTCGGCGCTTACCCTTAACGGCAAGCCGCTGATCATGGCTACAGACATGACCGGCCCTGCAGGCCAAACTGTTGGCAACAACATCCAACTGGCCATCGGCTGTAGCAGTGAGGATGAAATTCATCGCCTGGCAAATCAATTGGCAGAAGGCGGTCAGGTGCTTGCCCCTGTAGCAGACACTTTCTGGAATGCCCTGTTTGGATCAGTGCAAGACAAATTCGGCATCAACTGGATGTTGAATTATGATAAGTAA
- a CDS encoding TolC family protein: protein MKQAIQTALDNYGTIKARTNQLNASKAFLKETKSEYLPDVSLSAQQDYGTINGTNGPLFGYHGLSVASSGPSLANQNWNAAFGSLYLANVNWDFFSFGKSKEKIKVQQSVVNLNQTDLVQEQFQHEVRVATAYLNLLAAQRLSKSQQQNLDRASELRRVVVTRVKNGLNAGVDSSLANAEVSSAKIALTRAQDVEQEQANILAQYLGVEPQQFTLDSVFVSSQPKSIEQQPGVKPENHPLLQYYQNRIAISDEQAKYYKTFAYPTFSLFGVFQGRGSGFNADYASNLSSYSSSYGAGADPTRYNYLFGVGMVWNITNPFRIHYQVKSQKYTSMQLHDEYDVVSQRLRDQQVLAETRIGNALKNYNEAPIQVKAANDAYVQKNALYKNGLSNIVDLTTALFTLNRAETDRDIAYNNVWQALLYKAASSGDFGIFINNF, encoded by the coding sequence ATGAAACAGGCCATCCAGACAGCGCTGGACAACTATGGAACTATTAAGGCAAGAACCAACCAGCTAAATGCTTCAAAAGCATTCTTAAAAGAAACAAAATCTGAGTATCTGCCTGATGTGAGCCTTTCGGCGCAGCAGGATTACGGTACCATTAACGGAACAAACGGACCATTGTTCGGCTACCACGGCCTTAGTGTAGCCTCATCCGGCCCATCACTCGCCAATCAGAACTGGAACGCTGCCTTTGGCTCATTGTACCTTGCCAACGTAAACTGGGATTTTTTCAGCTTTGGCAAAAGCAAAGAGAAGATCAAGGTGCAGCAATCTGTTGTCAACCTTAACCAGACAGATCTGGTGCAGGAGCAATTTCAGCACGAAGTACGTGTGGCAACTGCTTACCTCAATCTGCTGGCTGCACAGCGCCTCAGCAAATCGCAACAGCAAAACCTGGATCGTGCCAGCGAACTGCGCCGCGTGGTGGTTACCCGTGTAAAAAACGGACTGAACGCAGGCGTAGATTCATCTTTGGCTAACGCCGAGGTTTCAAGCGCCAAAATTGCCCTCACCCGCGCACAGGATGTGGAGCAGGAGCAAGCCAACATACTGGCCCAATACCTGGGTGTAGAGCCGCAGCAGTTTACGTTGGACAGTGTGTTTGTAAGCAGTCAGCCAAAATCTATTGAGCAGCAGCCGGGTGTTAAGCCAGAGAACCATCCCTTGCTGCAATATTATCAGAACCGTATAGCTATCAGCGATGAGCAGGCCAAGTATTATAAAACTTTTGCCTACCCTACCTTCAGCTTGTTTGGTGTGTTTCAGGGCAGAGGCTCGGGCTTTAATGCCGATTATGCTTCAAACCTGAGCAGCTACTCAAGTTCTTATGGTGCAGGTGCAGACCCAACCCGCTATAACTATTTGTTTGGCGTGGGCATGGTATGGAACATCACCAATCCGTTCCGCATCCATTACCAGGTAAAATCGCAAAAATATACCTCGATGCAGCTGCATGACGAGTATGACGTAGTGAGCCAGCGCCTGCGCGATCAGCAGGTACTGGCCGAAACCCGTATTGGCAACGCGTTGAAGAATTACAACGAAGCGCCCATACAGGTTAAAGCCGCTAATGATGCTTACGTCCAGAAAAATGCGCTTTACAAGAACGGCCTGAGCAACATTGTTGACCTCACCACCGCCTTGTTTACCCTGAACCGTGCCGAAACCGACCGCGACATTGCCTACAACAATGTGTGGCAGGCGCTGCTGTACAAGGCAGCCTCAAGCGGCGATTTCGGAATCTTTATCAATAATTTTTAA